In Mixophyes fleayi isolate aMixFle1 chromosome 4, aMixFle1.hap1, whole genome shotgun sequence, the following proteins share a genomic window:
- the EFCAB10 gene encoding EF-hand calcium-binding domain-containing protein 10 yields MATPRVLEAEEYLREHKIMELVNNLTSLLLYHRPERPREFLITQLEKLKLGRLADVEYPCLFDESNVDAIFGILDPSGQGYITRTQYIETLKTLGVDVSNLPVPPEKITLEVFKYDMRIHLKKSCATFKA; encoded by the exons ATGGCGACTCCCCGAGTGTTGGAAGCTGAGGAATATCTTCGGGAACACAAGATAATGGAGCTGGTGAACAACCTGACAAGTCTCCTTCTTTACCACCGGCCCG aaaGACCCAGAGAATTTCTCATAACTCAACTGGAAAAGTTGAAGCTTGGCAGGCTGGCAGATGTGGAATATCCATGCCTTTTTGATGAGTCTAATGTGGATGCCATCTTTGGAATCCTGGACCCATCAGGCCAAGGTTATATTACAAGGACTCAGTACATTGAGA CTTTAAAAACCCTTGGTGTAGATGTTAGCAACCTACCGGTGCCACCTGAGAAAATAACACTTGAAGTCTTTAAATATGATAT GAGGATCCATCTGAAAAAAAGCTGTGCAACATTCAAGGCATAA